The sequence AGACCATTGGACTTAAACATACGAATGCTTCACAATGTTCTTTCATTGCCGGATTAACCGTTATCATTATTCCGTTATTAAAATTAGCGATTTACAAAACCAATACTTCATTAAAAATTTGGATCGCGGCTTTGACCGCTTTAATGGGTTTGTTTATTATTGCCATCAAAGATAAATTCGAAATAAACATTGGCGATTTATACACCATTGCGGGAGCTTTTGCCTTTGCTGTTTACTTGATTACGGTTGAAAAGCATTCGGCTTTAAAAAATCTTTTGTATTCGATTGTTCCAATGTTTGCGTTTTGTGCGCTTTTCACCTTTTGTATTGCGCTTACAGATCACAATGCCGATTGGTTACCAAAAAATAATACTTTTTGGCTTGGCGTAGTGTACTGTGCCTTGTTTTCAACCGCTTATATGTACACGGTTTCTAATATTTCGCAACGTTATTTATCTGCCGAAAGAGTCGCTGTCATTTATTTGTTTGAACCTGTTTTTGGCGCTATTGGAGCATTTTTTATTTTGGGTGAAAATCTTGGTTGGAGACTTCTTTTGGGCGGCACTCTTATTTTTTCTGCAACTATTATTTCTGAAGTTAATTTTAAAACGGATAAACTTAAGTTTTTGGCGAAAAAGAATTAATTTAACTCGTCTTCCTGTAATTGTAAATTGCCAGTGCATTTAAAACAACAGCAAAAACGCCCAAATACAAAAGTTCTCGTCCAACTTCTTTTAAGCCACTTCCTTTTAAAACAATCAAACGGACCACTTTAATAAAATGTGTTACCGGAGTAAACTCTGACATTGTCCTAGCCCAATTTGGCATACTATCGGTACTCGTGAAAAAACCGCTCATAAGCATGAAAATCATCATGAAGAAAAAGGCAATAAACATGGCTTGCAGTTGCGTATCTGCAAATGTAGAAATCAAAAGCCCGAGACCTAATAAAGCTATTAAATATACGGCTGCAAAAAGATAAAGCACTGCGAGACTTCCCTTTGGAAATATGCCATAAATCAAATACATTACCGTGAGTCCAACCGTAAATACGATCATTCCGACGATCCAAAAAGGGATTAATTTTCCTAAAATGAATTGCCATTTCTGAATAGGCGTTACATTGATTTGCTCGATCGTTCCTATCTCTTTTTCTTTTACAATATTGAGTGCAGTGATAAATCCACCAATTAATGTGAGCAGCAAAACCAAAATTCCGGGAACCATATAATATTTATATTCGGCTCTTGGATTGTACCAATTGGTGCTTGTCAAAGTAATTAACGACGGAGCCATTGAAGCCGATTGTTTTGGCAGTTTAAACCGGATATCAAGATCTTGGCTAAAATCGGCTAAAACTACATTTAGATATGCAGATCCAATATTTGATTTTGTTCCGTTAATGGCGTCTGCAGCAATATTTACTTTCTGGCTTCCCTCTCTGACCAAATTTCGTTCAAATCCGGATGGAATTTCTAAAATCAAATCGGCTTCTCCTGTTTCAATCAATTCTAATCCTTCTAAATAGGAAGCTGGAGCGCCCGCAATATGAAAATATCCAGACGAGCCAATTTTATTTGCCAATTTTTGTGAATACGAGCTATGATCGTGATCGACATAAGCGATGTTTACATTTTTTACTTCGAAGTTTGCTGCCAAAGGCAAAATAATAAGTTGTATTGTAGGCACGATAAACATCATCGCCAAGATTGTTTTGTCTCTGAATATCTGACGAAATTCTTTCTGCAATATAAAACGAAGCACTTTCATGATAACCGAATCTTAAATTTTTTCAATGCAATAGTCAATAAAAATGCCGCCATTCCTGCCAATATCAAAGTTTCTTTCCAAACAAACTCAAATCCCAAACCTTTGAGCATTACAGCTTTTACAATAGTATAATAATATCGAGAAGGCACAATATGCGAAACAACCTGAAAAATCCAAGGCATATTTTCCAGCGGAAACATAAAACCTGTAAGTATCAATGTGGGCAACATCATTCCCATCATCGAAATCAACATTGCCGTTTGTTGCGAATCTGTCACATTTGAAATCAGTAAACCCAAAGAAAGGCAAGTAATGATGAACAAAATACTTTCGGCAAAAAGCAATAAAAAACTACCTTTTATTTCAACATGCAGAAGATATACCGATAAAAACAAGATCAGCATAAAATTAATCAGTGAAAGCGCCAAATACGGAATTGCTTTTGCAATCAAAACCATTATGGGTTTGAAAGGAGATACAAGCAGAATTTCCATAGTACCAAGCTCTTTCTCGCGAACCACGGAAACCGATGTCAGCGCCGTGCTTACAATCATAAAAATCAAGGCAATAACACCCGGAATAAAATTCAGCGAGCCATTTTGTTGTTCGTTGTAAAGATGCCTTAATTCGGGAACAATTTGATAATTTAATTGAGCTGTTGGGTTTAATTCTCGTTGGTAATCTCCAACAATTGCGGCCAAATAATTCGTTACTATAGTTGCCGTATTTGGATCTGAAGCATCGGCAATTACTTGAATTTTTGCGCCACCAAGACGCTGTATTTCAGAACCAAAATTTGACGGAAAAATGATAGCACATTTTATACTTCCGTCTTTAAATCTATTTTCAACGTCTTTATAATCCAAAATTGGATTTTCGACATGAAAGTAATCGCTTGATTGTATTTTTCTAATAATTTTTTCAGAATGAATATCATGCGCATTATCCTGAATCGCAATTCCGATATTTTTGACTTCACTGCTCAACGCAAATCCAAAGAGAATAATCTGTGCAACAGGAAGCCCAAAAAGAATCAACAAAGTTCTTTTGTCCCTGAATACATGATAAAATTCTTTCCGAATAAAAGCTAATAATCTTTTCATATTAATCTGCTGCTCTTTTAGCGTTTCGTGCCAATTCATAAAAAACTTCATCCATAGAAGTCGTATTGAAACGATTTTTTAATCCCGCTGGCGAATCTATTGCCTCCACTCTGCCGTCAACCATAATGCTTATTCTGTTGCAATATTCGGCTTCGTCCATATAATGCGTCGTAACGAAAACCGTAATTCCATTAGCGGAAGCTTCATAAATCATATCCCAAAACTGTCTTCTTGTAATTGGATCGACACCGCCAGTTGGTTCATCCAAAAAAACAATCTTTGGCCGATGAAAAACGGCTACAGAAAAAGCCAGTTTTTGTTTCCAGCCCAAAGGCAATCCGCCAACCAATTTTTTAGCTTCTTTTTCCAAGCCTAAAGTTTTGACCAAATCTTGGCTTCTTTCCTTTATTTCTGGCCGAGAAACCCCGTAAACGCCACCATAAAACTCAATATTTTCCAGAATGGTTAAATTGTCATATAAAGAAAACTTTTGGCTCATATAACCAATATTCTTTTTGATTTTTTCCTGTTGTTTGTAAACATCAAATCCTGCAACACTGGCTTCTCCAGAAGTAGGAAACGAAAGTCCGCAGAGAATTCGCATTGCTGTTGTTTTTCCCGCGCCGTTGGCACCGAGAAAACCAAATATTTCACCTTCACTGACTTCAAAGCTGATTTTATCTACCGCTTTGAAATCACCAAACTGTTTCGTTAAATCCTTACAAACAATTGCTTTATTTTCCATTTAAGACTTCTTTAGATTCTTCTGAATTGTTTTGTTCTCTCATAAAACGAATAAAACTGTCTTCAATCGTTGGTTCTATCTTTTTGACTTCAAAATTCTCCGGATTGTACTTTTCTGCAATTGTTTTTATAGTTTCCTCGTTCGCAGTTTCCGATGTCAAAGTAAGATGAACAAATTCTCCAAAGGCGTCGCAACTTTCGATTTCTTTATCGGTTCGAAAATCCTTCAAAAGTTTGTAGATGTTTTTCGCTTTAGCAGCAAAAAGCGGTTTTGGAAAATCATTTATAATTTGCTGCGGCGCATCAACTTTCATTATTTTTCCATTCTGGATCAAAGCGATGCGATCACATAATTTTGCTTCATCCATATAAGGAGTCGAAACGACTATTGTGATTTGCTGTTTTTTCAGTTTGTCGAGCATTTCCCAAAATTCACTTCTGGAAACGACGTCCACGCCCGTTGTTGGTTCATCTAAAAACAAAACTTCAGGCTTATGAATCAATGCGCAACATAAAGCCAGTTTTTGTTTCATTCCACCAGAAAGTTTTCCTGCGCGCCGATTATTAAACGGCTTTATTTGGTCGTAAATGTCTTTTATCAATTCGTAGTTTTCCTCAATCGTAGTTCCGAAAATAGTAGCAAAAAAGTTCAGATTTTCCTTCACGGTCAAATCTTGATACAGCGAAAATTTCCCCGGCATGTAGCCCACTTTATTTCTGATTTCCTGAAAATCTTTTACAACATCATGGTCTTCAACAGTTGCTGTTCCATTTTCTGCCAATAATAATGTGGTCAAAATTCTAAAAATTGACGTTTTTCCAGCTCCATCTGGACCTATCAATCCAAAAAGCTCGCCTTTCTGAACCTCAAAAGACACATTATCTACGGCAACAAAATCGCCGTATTTTTTAGTAATATTATTTAGAACAACTGCAGGCATAAAACTGTTTTATTTTGACCAAAGGACTTCGCCGTACATACCAATTTTCAAAAACCCATCATTTTTGACACGCACTTTTATGGCATAAACCAAATTTGCCCTTTCATCTTTCGTCGGAATTGTTTTGGGCGAAAACTCTGATTTATCTGAAATCCAATTTATTGTGCCTTGATATTCCTTACATTTTTTCTCGCCTTCATCAATTCTGACTTTAACTTGCTGTCCAATTTTAATTTGTGGCAACTGTGTTCCAGTAATATACGCTCGAAGATCAAGCGTTTCAAGATTGGCAATTTTATAAAGCGGTTTGCCTACAACTGCCATTTCATATTGTTCCGCATATTTTGCCAAAACGGTTCCTTTAATCGGATTTACAATGATACTTTTATTCAATTGATCGTCAATTCCTTTTAACTGAACGCCAACTGTATTTCCTTGTTCCGTCAGATTTTCGTTCGTAATTTCCAAAGAATTTTTCTGCGCCGCAATTTGAGATTGCAAAGTCGCCACTTTTGCATTAGCATCATCCAATTGTTTCTGTGAAGCCACGCCACCTTTTACCAACTTTTCAGTTCTGTTGCGATCTAAAAGAGCATTTGCAAGTTGTTTTTTTAAACTTTCAGTCTGAATTTGTTCTTGAGGTCTTCCGCTTAAAATTGCTTTTTTATTTTGTCGCAACTGCATTTTGCTGATCGATAATTGAGTGCTATCAATAAAACCTACTTTTTGTCCAACTTCTAATTGCTGTCCTTCTTCCACATTGAATTTTAATATTTGTCCATTCGCTTCCGCGGATAAAATCGTTTCTACAGCTTCAAAAGATCCCGATGCATCAAATTCATTTTCATTTTTAGCGCAGGAAAACAAGCAAAATGTTGCTACTAAAAAACATAAGAGCTTTATCTTTTTCATAATATATTGGTATTAATTTCCTTTGATTGTTTGGTATTCGTAGGCGCTCATCAAAAGCTGAATTTCATGCAAAGCTTTCTCTGCTCGTGCATTTCCTTCTTTTTCTGTTGCATTCAACAAATCGATTAACGGACCGGCGCCAGTGTCATATTTTAATTGATATCCTTCGCGAATGGTTTGTCGAAGCTTAACAATGGCATCGTCATCTTTCAAAATTGAAGTTTGCCTTTCAATATCAGCCGTTTTTTGATTCATTTGAAATCTGGTATTGAACAAAAAAGTTTCTTCCTGAAGATCGATTTGCTTTAATTGCTGTTTTGTCAATTCCTTTTCGTTAGAATTTTTATACAAACCTTTTATATCCCAGTTGACGCTTAATCCTGCAACACCAACGGTTGAAATTTTACTTGTTCCGAAATTAATTCCAGGCGCAAATACAACTCCAGCACCAATCAAGCCCACTTTTGGCATTAAACTTACCTTTTGCATATCCGATTGTGCACTTATTAAGTTTCGTTGATTCGAAAAACGCAATTGTTCTGGACGTTTAATCAACGTATCTAAACCGACAGCATTTATAGGTTTTTCAAATTTTGTCTGATTTATGTTTTTCCCAATCAAATACGAAAACATGGTTTGATAGCCATTTTTGGTATATTCAAAATCTTTTTTTTGTCTGCTGAGAATTAATTGCTCGGCTTTCATTTCGTCAACATCCGTTTTGTAAGCGAGGCCATTTTCATGAAGTTTTTTGACTTTGTCAATATTGTTGGCCAAAATGGTATTTTGTATTTCTAATTGTTTCAGCTGTTCCTCAATTAGCAATACACCAAAATAAAGCTGATTCACTCGCGAGCGCAAATCATAAAGCGATACTTCGACTGAAGCTTTATCAACATTTGAAGAAGCTTCTACAATCTTTTTTTGGGTTTTAGTTGCACCGCCATCCCAAATTACCTGATTTACTTGACCAAGTCCGATAAATTTAAATTTACTGTCATTTCCAGAATTTCCCATACTTGGAAAATCGCCAAAAACATATCCTTCAATTGCGGTCACACTTATTTGAGGCAGATACGCTTTATTGGCATTGCTCAACGTATATTCTTTGCTTTTTTCAATCAATTCGTATTGCTTGATTAAAGGATAATTTTCAACTGCAAGCTTGTAGCTTTGATCAATTGTCAAGGTCTGTGCTGAAACAATATTCATAAAGGACAGCAATCCTATATATTTAAGTACGTCTAATTTCCTCATATTACATAAATAAACTAGCTTTAATAAATCAATTAAACAGCTGAAAACATAGCTTTTATCCAAATCGGGATTTTTTTTTTGCGCTCTTGCATCAAGTTACTGAAATCGGCTGTTTCCAAATTTCGGCTTCCCATAATAATAGGTTTGGCGATAAATGGAAAAACGACCAATCCCAAAATATTCATCAAAAAATGAAGCGGATTTGGTTCCGAAATTTCTTTATTCTTCAGCGCTTCCTGAAACTGCTTTATAAAAACCGATTCGTTTACAATTTCTCTGATTGGCATTTTTTTTAAAAGCCCTTCAGGATTATTTCGAATTTCAGTAAGAATGAATGTTGGTATTTCTGGTTCAGCGCTGATAAAATCAATGTATCGTTCAACAATTATGACTACTTTTTGCTCCAAAGAAGTTTTTTCATCATTCAAAATCACTTTCATACTGCCAACAAAACCAGCAAAAGTTTCAGCCATTATGATTTCAAAAAGTTTTGCTTTGCTTCTAAAATAATAATTGAGCAGCGCAAGATTCAAACCTGCTTCTTCTGCAATATCTCTTGTTCTAGTTGCTGTAAAACCTTTTTTATAAAAAACAGTTTTAGCTGCTGTTTTTATCTTTTCTTCTGTAGTGGTATCTTTTTTATCAGATGCTGAAACTTTCATTTTAAATCATTTAGGTGCAAATATAAAACATTTTGAAATGTGTTAATCATTTTTTCTAATCAAATGATTAAATATTTTGATTAACCCATCTTACAAACAAATTTTTTTAGCTTAAAAAAACTCATAACCACTATTAAGAAATCAATTAGAAATCGAATTTCGCACTACAAATTCTCACTAAAAAAGAATATCTTTACGCTAATATTGTTTCATAATTCCCTTTTTTACCGATTCAAAAGAAATTTATTGCTTTAACTAATTTCGATCGTCATTGATATGAAAAACAATTTTACTTGGATTTTTCTTCTTTTGTTTTCCATTGCAGCTTTTGGACAATCGGCTCAAAAGAAAGAAATCAACCAACAGCTTCAAACTTGGGTTTCTATTAACAGCGTTACTAAATTTGCCGATCATTGGGGCATTGTTGGCGATTTTCACATCAGACGAAACGACTTTGTTTCCGATCCGAGTTTTTATTTCATTAGAGGCGGTTTAAGCTACATTCCAAATTCAAATGTTTCAGTAAATGTAGGGTATGCACATATGTGGCTCGCGCCTTCAAATCCGGATTGGAGTACATTTGCAGATGAAAACAGGATTTATCAACAGGCACAATTGAATACAAAAATGGGAAATGTGAGTATTTTGCAACGCGTGCGAAATGAGCAACGATGGCAGGAAAAAATAGTTGATGACAAACCTAGCGGAGACTGGCGTTTTACAAATAGAATACGCTATTTGGCAAGTTTCACTTTTAGAATTTCTGATAATAAATCTTGGCCCTCAATGGTGCTTTCTGATGAAATTTTGCTTCATTTTGGGGAAGAAGTCGTTTATAATACTTTTGACCAAAACCGTTTTTTCATCGGAATCAAAAAAAACATCAATCCAAAATGGAGTTATGATTTTGGATATATGAATGTTTATCAGCAAAAATATTCGGGTTATCAATATGATATGAATCACACCATCAGATTATTTTTTTATCTGAATACCAGCATTCGAAAAAAAGCGCCTTCAACGACTGAAAATTCGGGTGACGAATAACTTTTTTTGAGAAACAATTCTAAACAAAAAACGCTACTGAATTACTTTTTCAATAGCGTTTAGAAGATTTTATTTTTTGTCGATTTTATAAAGTCGGCCTTGATCTGTAATAGCGTAAAGAGCGCCATCACTGCCCTGTGTAATATCTCTGAATCGCTGATTTTCGGAAGCCAAAAGTCTTTCCTCTCCTACTACTTTATTATTTTCAATAGCAAGCCTCACAATATGCATGCCGCTCAAAGCGCCAATAAAAAGATTGTTTTCCCATTCTGGCACGCGATTTCCTGTGTAGAACGTCATACCGCTTGGAGAAACCACCGGATCCCAATAATAAACAGGCTGTTCCATACCGCTTTGTTGCTGAATTCCCGCTCCCACCTTCTCGCCACTGTATTCAATTCCGTAAGTAATTGTTGGCCAACCAAAATTAGCTCCAGCTTTTAATCGATTTATTTCGTCACCGCCACGTGGACCATGTTCACTTTCCCAAATTTCACTCGTAACAGGATGAAGCGCCAAACCTTGCGGATTTCTATGTCCTATACTATATAACTCTGGCAATACTCCAGTTCCCGTAAAAACAGGATTTCCTGATGCTGGCTGTCCCTCTTTTGTCAATCGGATTACTTTTCCTAGACCAGACGCTACAGATTGTGCTAAAGGTCTGGTTTCTATAACGGAACGTTCTCCTGTACTAATCACAAGATTTCCAGTTTTATCAAAAAGAATTCGTCCTCCATAATGAAGATTACTAGGATTTGCAGGTTTTGCACGATAAATTACGGTTGCTCCTTCGATTGTTTTTTCATCGGCCGAAAGTTTCCCTTTGGCCACAGCCGTATTATTGCCGCCAGTTGTTGCTTCTGAAAACACCCAATAAATCATTTTGTTTGATGCAAAATCAGGATCTAGGCACAAACCTAATAATCCGCCCTGACCAGAAGGATTAACTGCTGGAAGTCCAGTAATTGGACTACTGACTACGCCGGCTGTAGTTACAATTCGCATTTGCCCCGCTTTTTCAGTAATTAAAAGTCGGCCGTCTGGAAGCATTTTTACGCCCCACGGGTTTGCTAAAGTACTTGTGATAACTTTACCTTCAAAACTGGTATTTGTTTTAATTCCGTTAATTCGGGTTTGTCCTTCAAATGCCGGTTTATAGGCACTGTTTGGTGCATTTGTTTCTACTGGATCAGTCACCGTGCCGGGATCTGATGGAGTATCTTTATCATTGGAACAACTGTTACAGCTTAAAGAAATAGAAAATATTGTGAAGAGCGCTAATAAGCAGGTTATCTTTTTCATCTTATTTGATTATTTAAAATTAAAAATAGTTTTGGGTAGAATTATCCTAATTTCTTAAATAAAATCAGATTTAGTTTACATAATTTTATTCAAAAATTATAGAATTACACCTTATAACGTTGAAAATCTGCTTTCTATTTCATGAATTCAAGATCTATTTTAAAAGTAATCAATTAATTTTCTAAATTAGTTTTAAAATTAAAAGCTATGACCAAACTAACCAAAGAAGATATAAGTCAAGAAGTATTTGACTTATACGATGATTATGCTCACAATAAAATCGATCGCCGAATATTTATTGAGAAATTATCCATTTTTGCGGTTGGGACATTGACACTTCCTTCGCTTTTAAGTTTTATGACACCCAATTATGTCGATAGCATTTTGGTTCAGCCAACAGACCCAAGATTAAAAACTGGCTATATCAATTATGATTCTCCAAAAGGTGGCGGAAGCATTAAAGGGCTTTTATCGCAGCCAGCAGAAACCAAAAAGAAACTGCCCGGAATTATCGTAGTTCATGAAAATCGCGGACTTAATCCTTATATTGAAGATGTTGCACGAAGAGCCGCTCTCGAAGGTTTCATCACACTTGCGCCTGATGCATTATCACCTTTGGGCGGTTATCCCGGCAATGATGATGCAGGAAGAGAATTGCAAAAGAAACGTACGCGTGAAGAAATGTTGGAAGATTTCATCGCCGCTTTTGAATATTTAAAATCACATAAAGATTGCAACGGCCATATTGGTGTAGTTGGATTTTGCTTTGGCGGGTGGATTGCCAATATGATGGCGGTAAAACTGCCAGATTTGAAAGCTGCAGTTCCTTATTATGGCGGACAGCCCACTGCCGAAGAAGCCGAAAAAATAAAAACGCCATTACTATTGCATTACGCTGGTCTTGATACACGAGTAAATGAAGGTTGGCCCGCATTTGAACAAATTCTCAACAAAAATAAAGTCGAACATACGGCTTATTTTTATAACGGAGTCAATCATGGTTTTCATAACAATACAACACCTAGATATGATGAAGCTGCAGCAACTTTATCATGGACAAGAACTATTGATTTTTTTAAATTGAAACTTAAAGCGAAATAAAAAACGACATCCTATTAAATTTATTTCATCTCTAAAAAATAATGTAAATTTGGACTATGTTTTTTAATTCATTTTAATCTAACAGCTAGTCCAGATGTTACGACCGTGGCAATTCGAAATTCACTTAGATAAAAAATCAGACAAAGCGCTTTATCTGCAAATCGCCGATGCGATTATCAATGCCATAAAATCTGGAAATTTAGCCGTAGGGAATGCTTTGCCGGGAAGCAGAAAACTTGCCGAATTGCTTCATGTAAACCGAAATACTGTCGTTGAGGCTTTGGATGTTTTAATTGCTGAAGGCTGGGTGATTTCTATTGATCGAAAAGGAACTTTTATTGCTGAATTGTCAACTGCCTCCATTTCTTCTTCAAAAATACAAAAACATTTTCCATACAATGAAGATGAAATAAAACCCAGTCTTATTTTTGATGACGGACTTCCCGACAGCCGACTAGCGCCCATGAACGATTTGGCGCGTTCCTACCGAGAAATATTCAGCAGAAAATCCCGCTGGCAAATTATGGGCTACAGCAATGAATTAGGAAATATTGAATTCAGAAAAGCCATTGCCCAAATGCTTAATTTTAAGCGTGGAATGAACATTGCACCAAATCAAATTTGTATTACAAGAGGCAGTCAAATGGCAATGTACCTCGCCTCACATTGTCTTTTATCGAAAGGCGATTTTGTGATGATCGAAAATCCGGGTTATAAACCGGCGTGGGAAGCTTTTGAAAATGCCGGTGCAGCCCTCCTTCCTGTAACTATTGAAAATGATGGAATTGCAATAGATGAAGTCGAAAATTACCTCAAAAAATACAATTCCATAAAAGCGATTTACGTAACGCCTCATCATCAATTTCCAACAACCGTAACAATGAGTTTGAAAAAAAGATTACGATTGATCGAATTATCAAATCAATATGGTTTTTCTATTATTGAAGATGATTATGACAATGAATTTCATTTTGGTCTGCGCCCAATCTTGCCAATTTCAAGCTATAGCAATGCTCAAAACTCTGTTTACATTGGCACCTTGAGTAAAATTGTTGCTCCTGCGCTTCGCATTGGCTTCATCGCTAGTTCTGTCGAAAATATAGAGAAAATAGGAAAACATCGCAAAATAATTGATGTTCAAGGCGATAATATCATGGAAGAGGCTGTTTTAAATCTTATTAACGAAGGGCAAATAAAACGTCATCTAAAAAAAGCAAATCTTATTTATAAATCAAAAAGAGATTATTTTGACAGGCTTTGCCAAGAGCATCTAAAAGACAAAATCATATACACAAAACCTGAAGGCGGTCTTGCTTTTTGGATTGTTCCTAAATCAAATATTGACCTTCAGCCAATTTGTGAAAAATTACTTCAAAAAGGAATTCAGATAATGAGTCCAGAAAAATTTAGTTTTAAAACTCCAATTTCTGGATTGCGATTAGGTTATGCTTCCTTAACCGAAAAACAAATGGAAGAAGGCATTATTGCTCTTTCAAAGTTATTGTAAATAAGCAAGTTTAGAGCATAAAGACTGAAATCCCCACATTTACAGCCTTTATACTTTAAAAAAATCAATTAATTGCAGTTTTCCATTTCGATTATAGAAAAACCATTTTCACTAATTTGATTTTCAATTTCAATAGGTGCTTTGTCAATATGGCAAAAATTGCATTCTTTTGACGTTAAAGGCTGTCCTTCCTGCGCTACTGATTTTAGATAAATTCGTCCAAATTCAAAAACTTGATTTGCATCATCAGTATTTTCATCTACTAAAATATCAAAATGCATAATTTTACCGTCTTTTCGGGTTACGTAGGTATCCCACACTGCTACTTTCATAAGTTTATGTTTTTAAAATACAATTCAATTTTGTTTTTTTTTACATTACAAATTTATTCCAGATTCCAATTTTGGAGCTCATCCAGTTTTTTGAATTTTTACTTGTTACTGGTCCAGTGGGTCTTGTATCAAAATCTGGACTATTCATAATAACAAAAACTGGCTCTTTCTAATTTTTCATTCAAACGTAATTTTGTGTTATGAAAAATGCTATTCTATATAATTTAAGCCAAGTCCATGATCGCATTGAAAAAGCGTGCTTGCTT comes from Flavobacterium sp. KACC 22761 and encodes:
- a CDS encoding ABC transporter permease, encoding MKRLLAFIRKEFYHVFRDKRTLLILFGLPVAQIILFGFALSSEVKNIGIAIQDNAHDIHSEKIIRKIQSSDYFHVENPILDYKDVENRFKDGSIKCAIIFPSNFGSEIQRLGGAKIQVIADASDPNTATIVTNYLAAIVGDYQRELNPTAQLNYQIVPELRHLYNEQQNGSLNFIPGVIALIFMIVSTALTSVSVVREKELGTMEILLVSPFKPIMVLIAKAIPYLALSLINFMLILFLSVYLLHVEIKGSFLLLFAESILFIITCLSLGLLISNVTDSQQTAMLISMMGMMLPTLILTGFMFPLENMPWIFQVVSHIVPSRYYYTIVKAVMLKGLGFEFVWKETLILAGMAAFLLTIALKKFKIRLS
- a CDS encoding HlyD family secretion protein, with protein sequence MKKIKLLCFLVATFCLFSCAKNENEFDASGSFEAVETILSAEANGQILKFNVEEGQQLEVGQKVGFIDSTQLSISKMQLRQNKKAILSGRPQEQIQTESLKKQLANALLDRNRTEKLVKGGVASQKQLDDANAKVATLQSQIAAQKNSLEITNENLTEQGNTVGVQLKGIDDQLNKSIIVNPIKGTVLAKYAEQYEMAVVGKPLYKIANLETLDLRAYITGTQLPQIKIGQQVKVRIDEGEKKCKEYQGTINWISDKSEFSPKTIPTKDERANLVYAIKVRVKNDGFLKIGMYGEVLWSK
- a CDS encoding TetR/AcrR family transcriptional regulator is translated as MKVSASDKKDTTTEEKIKTAAKTVFYKKGFTATRTRDIAEEAGLNLALLNYYFRSKAKLFEIIMAETFAGFVGSMKVILNDEKTSLEQKVVIIVERYIDFISAEPEIPTFILTEIRNNPEGLLKKMPIREIVNESVFIKQFQEALKNKEISEPNPLHFLMNILGLVVFPFIAKPIIMGSRNLETADFSNLMQERKKKIPIWIKAMFSAV
- a CDS encoding ABC transporter permease, whose protein sequence is MKVLRFILQKEFRQIFRDKTILAMMFIVPTIQLIILPLAANFEVKNVNIAYVDHDHSSYSQKLANKIGSSGYFHIAGAPASYLEGLELIETGEADLILEIPSGFERNLVREGSQKVNIAADAINGTKSNIGSAYLNVVLADFSQDLDIRFKLPKQSASMAPSLITLTSTNWYNPRAEYKYYMVPGILVLLLTLIGGFITALNIVKEKEIGTIEQINVTPIQKWQFILGKLIPFWIVGMIVFTVGLTVMYLIYGIFPKGSLAVLYLFAAVYLIALLGLGLLISTFADTQLQAMFIAFFFMMIFMLMSGFFTSTDSMPNWARTMSEFTPVTHFIKVVRLIVLKGSGLKEVGRELLYLGVFAVVLNALAIYNYRKTS
- a CDS encoding DMT family transporter; translated protein: MKKQKLLLILLIIGTAFWGISYSITKMAIGDYSPATFLFYRFLLAVLVLTLIFWKYVRAINLEAIKTGAILAIPMFLGIHLQTIGLKHTNASQCSFIAGLTVIIIPLLKLAIYKTNTSLKIWIAALTALMGLFIIAIKDKFEINIGDLYTIAGAFAFAVYLITVEKHSALKNLLYSIVPMFAFCALFTFCIALTDHNADWLPKNNTFWLGVVYCALFSTAYMYTVSNISQRYLSAERVAVIYLFEPVFGAIGAFFILGENLGWRLLLGGTLIFSATIISEVNFKTDKLKFLAKKN
- a CDS encoding TolC family protein — protein: MRKLDVLKYIGLLSFMNIVSAQTLTIDQSYKLAVENYPLIKQYELIEKSKEYTLSNANKAYLPQISVTAIEGYVFGDFPSMGNSGNDSKFKFIGLGQVNQVIWDGGATKTQKKIVEASSNVDKASVEVSLYDLRSRVNQLYFGVLLIEEQLKQLEIQNTILANNIDKVKKLHENGLAYKTDVDEMKAEQLILSRQKKDFEYTKNGYQTMFSYLIGKNINQTKFEKPINAVGLDTLIKRPEQLRFSNQRNLISAQSDMQKVSLMPKVGLIGAGVVFAPGINFGTSKISTVGVAGLSVNWDIKGLYKNSNEKELTKQQLKQIDLQEETFLFNTRFQMNQKTADIERQTSILKDDDAIVKLRQTIREGYQLKYDTGAGPLIDLLNATEKEGNARAEKALHEIQLLMSAYEYQTIKGN
- a CDS encoding ABC transporter ATP-binding protein; the protein is MENKAIVCKDLTKQFGDFKAVDKISFEVSEGEIFGFLGANGAGKTTAMRILCGLSFPTSGEASVAGFDVYKQQEKIKKNIGYMSQKFSLYDNLTILENIEFYGGVYGVSRPEIKERSQDLVKTLGLEKEAKKLVGGLPLGWKQKLAFSVAVFHRPKIVFLDEPTGGVDPITRRQFWDMIYEASANGITVFVTTHYMDEAEYCNRISIMVDGRVEAIDSPAGLKNRFNTTSMDEVFYELARNAKRAAD
- a CDS encoding ABC transporter ATP-binding protein; the protein is MPAVVLNNITKKYGDFVAVDNVSFEVQKGELFGLIGPDGAGKTSIFRILTTLLLAENGTATVEDHDVVKDFQEIRNKVGYMPGKFSLYQDLTVKENLNFFATIFGTTIEENYELIKDIYDQIKPFNNRRAGKLSGGMKQKLALCCALIHKPEVLFLDEPTTGVDVVSRSEFWEMLDKLKKQQITIVVSTPYMDEAKLCDRIALIQNGKIMKVDAPQQIINDFPKPLFAAKAKNIYKLLKDFRTDKEIESCDAFGEFVHLTLTSETANEETIKTIAEKYNPENFEVKKIEPTIEDSFIRFMREQNNSEESKEVLNGK